A single window of Montipora capricornis isolate CH-2021 chromosome 14, ASM3666992v2, whole genome shotgun sequence DNA harbors:
- the LOC138032491 gene encoding E3 SUMO-protein ligase NSE2-like, whose protein sequence is MPAHFRAVDNAVEKVTKVKEYVDNGISVTLDVALDLEEVCKDSEQIKELEDTMVQYIAMEREMDQWVKAVELAKTDFNRQYNASSDDIPNIEEIFKEKLGSLEAGNTDSDLESHLKVKEFRAKVWNIHHEGQPLPSANTQPLEDEDIIMSQVPEVQTKCPITLKEMVKPMKSKVCGHSYEHDAIMHHIDSRARSRAKCPVCGQQITKNDLEHNTVLEHDIKRKQRRK, encoded by the exons ATGCCTGCCCATTTTAGAGCTGTGGATAACGCTGTCGAGAAAGTTACAAAGGTAAAGGAATATGTAGACAATGGTATAAGTGTTACTCTTGATGTGGCCCTGGATTTGGAAGAGGTTTGCAAGGATAGCGAGCAAATCAAAGAACTGGAAGACACCATGGTTCAGTACATCGCAATGGAACGAGAAATGGATCAGTGGGTGAAAGCAGTGGAACTTGCAAAGACGGACTTCAATCGGCAATATAATGCATCTAG TGATGACATCCCAAATATTGAGGAGATCTTCAAAGAAAAACTTGGCTCTCTAGAAGCTGGAAATACAGATTCTGACTTAGAGAGCCACCTgaaagttaaagaatttagagCAAAAGTATGGAATATTCACCATGAAGGCCAACCTTTGCCAAGTGCAAATACACAGCCGCTTGAAGATGAAGACATTATAATGTCACAG GTGCCTGAGGTTCAAACCAAATGCCCCATAACATTAAAGGAGATGGTGAAGCCAATGAAGAGTAAAGTTTGCGGTCATAGCTATGAGCACGATGCCATTATGCACCACATTGACAGTCGAGCTCGCAGTCGAGCAAAGTGTCCTGTCTGTGGGCAGCAGATCACCAAAAATGACTTGGAACACAATACAGTGTTGGAACATGATATTAAAAGGAAACAGAGAAGAAAGTGA